In a genomic window of Gossypium arboreum isolate Shixiya-1 chromosome 9, ASM2569848v2, whole genome shotgun sequence:
- the LOC108465632 gene encoding two-component response regulator ARR2-like yields the protein MNSSSGKSYMSTASSSVIWKAGGDVVADQFPAGLRVLVVDDDPTCLMILEKMLKACQYNVTKCNRAETALSMLRENRNGFDIVISDVHMPDMDGFKLLEHIGLEMDLPVIMMSADDGKNVVMKGVTHGACDYLIKPVRIEALKNIWQHVVRKRKNEWKDFEQSGSVEEGDRQPKQSEDADYSSSANEGNWKSSKRRKDDEDENDERDDTSTLKKPRVVWSVELHQQFVAAVNQLGIEKAVPKKILELMNVPGLTRENVASHLQKYRLYLRRLSGVSQHPSNLNNSFMNPQDATFGPLDLQALAATGQLPAQSLATLQAAGLGRSTAKSGIPMPLVDQRNIFSFENPKLRFGEAQQHVNNNKQMNLLHGIPTTMEPKQLSGLHHTAQSMGNMNMPVLSHGSQSSQNNPLLMQMAQPQARGQMLNDSTVGLAPRLLSPMGQPMLSNGMATNVSTRNGVPENIRAPSYNPVSQTSSMLNFPMNHTSELPGNSFPLVSTPGISSLAPKVAFQEDVNSEIKGSVGFMPSYDIFNDLNQHKPQNWELQNVGMMFNTSQHSNSLQGNLDHTQSVLVQQGFSTGQNRNSTVISKAMFSAGDSTGHVNAQNGNQHLNSLFVDNTVRVKSERVADAAPANLYPDHFGQEDLMSALLKQQDVIAPAENNDFDFDGYSIDNIPV from the exons ATGAATTCAAGTAGTGGAAAATCATATATGTCAACTGCTAGTTCGAGTGTTATTTGGAAAGCTGGTGGAGATGTAGTTGCTGATCAGTTCCCTGCTGGTTTACGAGTTCTTGTTGTCGATGATGATCCGACTTGTCTTATGATCTTAGAAAAGATGTTAAAAGCTTGTCAATATAATG TTACTAAATGTAATCGAGCCGAGACCGCATTATCGATGCTAAGAGAGAACAGAAATGGGTTCGATATCGTTATCAGCGACGTTCATATGCCAGATATGGATGGATTTAAACTTCTTGAACATATTGGATTAGAGATGGATCTGCCTGTTATCA TGATGTCTGCGGACGATGGAAAAAATGTTGTTATGAAAGGTGTTACGCATGGGGCCTGTGATTACCTGATCAAACCAGTTCGTATCGAGGCGTTGAAGAACATATGGCAGCATGTGGTTCGGAAGAGGAAGAATGAGTGGAAGGACTTTGAGCAATCGGGAAGTGTGGAAGAAGGAGATCGGCAGCCAAAACAATCCGAAGACGCAGATTACTCATCCTCAGCTAATGAAGGGAATTGGAAAAGCTCAAAACGGAGGAAGGATGATGAAGATGAAAATGATGAGAGGGATGATACATCAACGCTAAAGAAGCCGAGGGTTGTTTGGTCTGTTGAGCTCCATCAACAGTTTGTTGCAGCAGTTAATCAACTAGGCATCGAAA AGGCTGTCCCGAAGAAAATTTTGGAGTTGATGAACGTTCCGGGACTTACTAGAGAAAATGTTGCCAGCCACCTTCAG AAATATCGCTTGTATCTTAGAAGGTTGAGTGGGGTATCGCAACACCCGAGTAATCTGAATAATTCTTTTATGAATCCCCAAGATGCAACTTTTGGGCCACTTGATCTTCAAGCTCTTGCTGCCACTGGTCAACTTCCCGCACAAAGTCTTGCCACACTTCAAGCAGCAGGGCTCGGTCGGTCAACTGCTAAATCAGGCATACCTATGCCCCTCGTTGATCAAAGAAACATTTTTAGTTTCGAAAACCCAAAGTTAAGATTTGGAGAAGCGCAGCAACATGTGAACAATAATAAGCAAATGAATTTACTTCATGGAATTCCAACAACTATGGAGCCAAAACAGCTTTCCGGCTTGCACCACACGGCACAATCAATGGGAAACATGAATATGCCGGTCCTTTCCCACGGTTCACAAAGTAGCCAAAATAATCCGTTATTGATGCAGATGGCTCAGCCACAGGCTAGAGGACAAATGCTCAATGATTCCACTGTCGGTCTTGCTCCGAGACTTCTTTCACCAATGGGGCAGCCCATGTTATCCAATGGAATGGCTACGAATGTCTCTACAAGAAATGGGGTTCCGGAAAATATCCGAGCCCCTAGTTATAATCCAGTTTCTCAGACCTCTTCAATGTTGAACTTCCCCATGAATCACACTTCAGAACTACCTGGTAACAGTTTCCCTCTTGTAAGTACTCCGGGGATTTCTAGTCTAGCACCCAAAGTGGCTTTTCAGGAAGATGTTAACTCAGAAATCAAAGGATCAGTGGGTTTTATGCCAAGTTACGATATATTTAATGACTTGAATCAGCATAAACCCCAAAACTGGGAACTACAGAACGTAGGCATGATGTTCAATACCTCTCAGCATTCGAACTCTCTTCAAGGTAACCTTGATCACACACAATCGGTTTTAGTTCAACAAGGATTCTCGACTGGACAGAACAGGAATTCAACTGTCATAAGTAAGGCAATGTTCTCAGCCGGAGATAGTACTGGCCATGTGAACGCTCAAAACGGTAATCAACATCTCAACTCCCTCTTTGTTGACAATACAGTAAGGGTCAAATCCGAGAGAGTTGCTGATGCAGCCCCTGCCAATCTATACCCTGATCACTTCGGACAAGAGGATCTCATGAGTGCTCTTTTGAAACAG CAAGACGTCATCGCACCAGCTGAAAACAACGATTTCGATTTCGATGGATATTCCATAGATAATATTCCAGTTTAA